A single region of the Sphingomonas sp. LY29 genome encodes:
- a CDS encoding MFS transporter, which produces MNQQAAAAAPTTRLQARVLALLLLAYVFNFLDRQILSILAIPIQAELKLTNEQLGLMGGIAFAALYSTFAIPIARFADRGRRVATISTAVAVWSAFTALCGAAGNFWQLFLARMGVGIGEAGGVAPSYALISDYFPPSQRARALAIFSLGIPIGSALGLFFGGWIATALNWRWAFVLIGLAGIPIAIALRRLVPEPTLGALDAAPEAGASVNPSFGEVFATLARKPSFWLLSFGAASGSICGYGFGFWLPKYMTARLELPLDQLGLYFGVIVLVGGSLGIWLGGLMGDKLGGARPGAYALVPGIAFLLAAPLYVVALRNESLALGLILYTIPYMLSLAWLGPIVNAVQNLVPPTMRGTASACMLLINNLIGIGFGIYFFGAMTDRLTPEYGDAALYQALFIGLGFYILGGLLFLAASRTLKRDWYLRTPD; this is translated from the coding sequence ATGAACCAGCAAGCCGCCGCCGCCGCGCCGACCACCCGCCTTCAGGCTCGCGTCCTCGCGCTGCTGCTGCTGGCCTACGTTTTCAACTTCCTCGACCGGCAGATCCTGTCGATCCTCGCCATTCCGATCCAGGCGGAGCTCAAGCTCACCAACGAGCAGCTTGGGCTAATGGGCGGCATCGCCTTTGCGGCGCTCTATTCGACCTTCGCCATCCCGATTGCGCGCTTCGCCGATCGCGGGCGCCGCGTCGCCACCATTTCGACCGCCGTCGCGGTGTGGAGCGCTTTCACTGCGCTGTGCGGCGCGGCGGGTAATTTCTGGCAATTGTTCCTCGCCCGCATGGGCGTCGGCATCGGCGAAGCGGGCGGAGTCGCCCCGTCCTACGCCCTGATTTCCGACTATTTCCCGCCGTCGCAGCGCGCCCGCGCCCTTGCGATTTTCTCGCTCGGAATCCCGATCGGCTCGGCGCTCGGCCTCTTCTTCGGCGGCTGGATCGCGACCGCGCTCAACTGGCGCTGGGCGTTCGTTCTGATCGGGCTGGCGGGGATTCCCATCGCGATCGCGCTTCGTCGCCTCGTTCCCGAACCCACGCTCGGCGCGCTCGATGCTGCGCCCGAAGCCGGCGCCTCGGTCAATCCCAGCTTCGGCGAAGTCTTCGCGACACTGGCGCGCAAGCCCAGCTTCTGGCTGCTCTCGTTCGGCGCCGCGAGTGGGTCGATTTGCGGCTACGGCTTCGGCTTCTGGCTGCCCAAGTACATGACCGCGCGGCTCGAACTCCCGCTCGACCAGCTCGGCCTCTACTTCGGCGTGATCGTCCTCGTCGGCGGGTCGCTCGGCATCTGGCTCGGCGGATTGATGGGCGACAAGTTGGGCGGCGCACGTCCGGGCGCCTACGCGCTGGTCCCCGGGATCGCCTTCCTGCTCGCCGCGCCGCTCTACGTCGTCGCGCTTCGCAACGAATCGCTCGCGCTCGGCCTGATCCTCTACACCATTCCTTATATGCTCTCGCTCGCGTGGCTCGGCCCGATCGTCAACGCGGTCCAGAATCTCGTCCCGCCGACGATGCGCGGGACGGCGTCGGCCTGCATGCTGCTGATCAACAATCTGATCGGAATCGGCTTCGGCATCTATTTCTTCGGCGCGATGACCGACCGCCTGACGCCCGAGTACGGCGACGCCGCGCTTTACCAGGCGCTGTTCATCGGCCTCGGCTTCTACATCCTCGGCGGCCTGCTTTTCCTCGCCGCGTCGCGGACGCTCAAGCGCGACTGGTATCTCCGCACCCCGGACTGA